One genomic segment of Sanyastnella coralliicola includes these proteins:
- a CDS encoding fasciclin domain-containing protein, with the protein MRKMTFHFLTVCFAALTLAACNEPQNNDSAEEEMPTVQQPSNLTTNKEEATKPEEVIDRRPGDYDANAKAKMDQQKEEVTATEENITSPYRYLTTTEKFSHFGELLKASTLSKHVHGMGVTVLAPRNDVMENYPAWRDLLKEGNVEAIDAFVSAYIIDEIFGYKEMTSRENLINHTGEPLKITDRGGYEIAGASISTEEISTRNGKILVMNDLYEAP; encoded by the coding sequence ATGAGAAAGATGACGTTCCATTTCCTGACAGTTTGTTTTGCAGCTTTGACTTTGGCAGCTTGTAATGAACCTCAGAACAATGACAGCGCTGAAGAAGAAATGCCTACGGTTCAACAACCCTCGAACCTGACTACAAACAAGGAGGAGGCAACAAAACCGGAAGAGGTAATTGATCGCCGACCAGGCGACTACGACGCCAATGCAAAGGCAAAAATGGACCAGCAGAAAGAGGAGGTAACAGCTACGGAGGAGAACATTACAAGTCCTTACCGTTACCTAACCACTACTGAAAAATTCAGCCATTTTGGGGAATTGTTGAAGGCTTCCACTCTAAGTAAACACGTGCATGGTATGGGGGTAACTGTTCTAGCTCCGCGTAATGATGTTATGGAAAATTACCCGGCTTGGAGAGACCTTCTTAAAGAAGGAAATGTGGAAGCCATTGATGCTTTCGTTTCGGCTTATATCATTGACGAAATCTTCGGATACAAGGAAATGACTTCTCGTGAGAATTTGATCAATCACACCGGAGAGCCATTGAAAATCACTGACCGCGGTGGGTATGAGATTGCCGGCGCAAGCATCAGCACTGAAGAAATCTCGACACGAAATGGGAAAATTTTGGTCATGAACGACCTTTACG